One Malus sylvestris chromosome 14, drMalSylv7.2, whole genome shotgun sequence DNA segment encodes these proteins:
- the LOC126598783 gene encoding UPF0481 protein At3g47200-like encodes MEMACSDGIKVVAEQNCTAEEVVIDIDESVAAMRSRLEQNRRGVPTTKNRRSVCIYKVPPGLTGISPKSIQPEIVSIGPYHRGKKELSEFESYKWWFLDGLLWQTKRDLKDYIGAMSRLEESTRSCYSDHQELSVSEFVEMMVLDGCFIIELFRYVCESSGDDHVVDENDRDGNPILAMPWLIPILMRDLLKLENQLPFFVLERLYDISSDHRKGGDPLSLLAVKFFSNSLPRPPEVLKNSRMMEAEHLLDLFHLTFLPLQGTSNDQYSSQKLCHPSFKSIQCTTELRSSGIKFKARKAADSFLEINFQNWVLDIPPLTINDFTTTFIINCLALEQCSQYTGTWFSTYIIFMSCLLTSTRDVKVLCSDGIISTGFSLNDQSVAELFRKLGENVGLEIRDCYLSEQFRDVESYYSSHWATLMRTYFSRPWSFISVFSAFILLVLVGAQTAMAIMSYYKN; translated from the coding sequence atggagatggCTTGCAGTGACGGTATCAAAGTAGTAGCAGAGCAAAATTGTACTGCAGAAGAAGTGGTGATTGATATCGACGAATCTGTAGCTGCTATGCGAAGCCGTCTTGAGCAAAACAGACGAGGAgttccaacaacaaaaaataggaGATCTGTGTGCATATACAAAGTTCCTCCCGGCCTCACCGGAATCAGCCCGAAATCCATTCAGCCTGAAATCGTCTCCATCGGGCCATACCACCGCGGCAAAAAGGAATTATCGGAATTCGAGAGCTACAAATGGTGGTTTCTTGACGGCCTCCTTTGGCAAACAAAGCGCGACCTAAAAGACTACATAGGAGCCATGAGCAGGTTGGAGGAAAGCACGAGAAGTTGCTATTCCGACCACCAGGAGTTGAGCGTTAGTGAATTTGTTGAGATGATGGTTCTTGATGGGTGCTTTATCATTGAGCTTTTTCGATATGTTTGTGAAAGTAGTGGCGATGATCACGTTGTTGATGAAAATGATCGGGATGGCAACCCCATCTTAGCCATGCCATGGTTGATTCCAATTCTCATGAGGGACCTCCTCAAGCTTGAAAATCAACTCCCTTTCTTCGTCCTCGAAAGATTATACGACATCTCATCGGATCATCGTAAAGGTGGGGATCCACTAAGCCTTCTTGCGGTTAAGTTCTTCAGTAActcattgcctaggcctcctgaAGTCCTTAAAAACTCAAGAATGATGGAGGCCGAGCACTTGCTTGACTTGTTTCACTTAACCTTCCTTCCCCTCCAAGGCACTTCAAATGATCAGTACTCTTCTCAAAAGTTATGCCATCCATCCTTCAAGTCAATCCAGTGTACCACAGAACTACGATCCTCAGGGATCAAGTTCAAGGCACGCAAAGCAGCGGACAGCTTCTTGGAGATCAATTTCCAAAATTGGGTTCTAGATATCCCACCTTTAACCATCAATGACTTCACCACTACTTTCATCATCAATTGCTTGGCCTTAGAACAATGTAGCCAATACACAGGTACATGGTTCAGCACTTATATTATTTTCATGAGCTGTCTCCTGACTTCTACTAGAGATGTCAAGGTACTATGTTCCGATGGGATCATCAGTACCGGCTTCTCACTGAACGACCAAAGCGTAGCTGAGCTGTTCAGAAAGTTGGGGGAAAATGTTGGCTTAGAAATAAGAGATTGCTACCTTTCCGAGCAATTCAGAGATGTGGAGTCCTACTACAGCAGCCACTGGGCTACTCTCATGCGGACCTATTTTAGCAGGCCATGGTCCTTCATTTCAGTTTTTTCCGCCTTCATCCTCCTTGTCCTCGTAGGTGCCCAAACTGCTATGGCTATCATGAGCTActacaaaaattaa